From a single Brassica napus cultivar Da-Ae chromosome C9, Da-Ae, whole genome shotgun sequence genomic region:
- the LOC106415290 gene encoding cysteine desulfurase, mitochondrial, with protein MASKAIFSTIRRSLTKPRGGAVSRGHHLSTSAATASESYAGDEHAIVMKGVRISGRPLYLDMQSTTPLDPRVFDAMNASSIYDYGNPHSRTHLYGWEAENAVEVARIQVAKLIGASPKEIVFLSGATEANNTVVKGVMHFYKDKKRHVITTQTEHKCVLDSCRHLQQEGFEVTYLPVKTDGLVDLEMLRDSIRPDTGLVSVMAVNNEIGVVQPMEEIGRICKEHKIPFHTDAAQAIGKIPVDVEKWNVSFMSMSGHKIYGPKGVGAMYVRRRPRVRLEPLMNGGGQERGLRSGTLATQQVVGFGVACELAMKEMEYDEKWIKRLQERLLNGVREKLDGVVVNGSLESRYAGNLNLSFAYVEGESLLMGLKEVAVSSGSACTSASLEPSYVLRALGVDEDMAHTSIRFGIGRFTTEEEIDKAVELTVKQVDKLREMSPLYEMVKDGIDIKNIQWSQH; from the coding sequence atggcgTCTAAGGCTATCTTCTCCACAATCCGCCGATCTCTAACGAAACCACGCGGCGGCGCAGTTTCCCGAGGCCACCACTTGTCCACCTCCGCCGCGACGGCGTCCGAATCCTACGCAGGCGACGAACACGCGATCGTGATGAAAGGAGTTCGAATCTCAGGCAGGCCTCTCTACCTCGATATGCAGTCGACGACCCCGCTCGACCCCAGAGTCTTCGACGCGATGAACGCCTCTTCCATCTACGACTACGGGAACCCGCACTCGCGCACGCATCTCTACGGCTGGGAAGCGGAGAACGCCGTCGAGGTGGCTCGAATCCAGGTCGCGAAGCTCATCGGCGCCTCGCCGAAGGAGATCGTGTTCTTGTCCGGCGCCACGGAGGCGAACAACACGGTGGTGAAGGGCGTGATGCACTTCTACAAGGACAAGAAGAGGCACGTGATCACCACGCAGACTGAGCACAAGTGCGTTCTCGACTCGTGCAGGCATTTGCAGCAGGAAGGCTTCGAGGTAACGTACTTGCCGGTTAAAACCGACGGTTTAGTTGATTTAGAGATGCTGAGAGATTCTATTAGACCGGATACCGGTTTAGTTTCGGTTATGGCTGTGAACAATGAGATTGGCGTGGTGCAACCTATGGAGGAGATTGGTAGGATTTGCAAGGAGCATAAGATCCCGTTTCATACCGATGCTGCTCAAGCTATAGGGAAGATACCTGTTGATGTTGAGAAGTGGAACGTTAGTTTCATGTCGATGAGTGGGCACAAGATCTACGGACCGAAAGGTGTTGGTGCTATGTACGTTAGAAGGAGGCCGAGGGTGAGGCTCGAGCCGTTGATGAACGGTGGAGGGCAAGAGAGGGGGCTTAGGAGCGGGACGTTGGCTACGCAGCAGGTTGTTGGGTTTGGGGTTGCTTGTGAGTTGGCGATGAAGGAGATGGAGTATGATGAGAAGTGGATCAAGAGGTTGCAGGAGAGGTTGCTGAATGGGGTTAGGGAGAAGCTCGATGGGGTTGTGGTGAACGGTTCGTTGGAGAGTCGGTATGCTGGGAATTTGAATCTGTCGTTTGCTTATGTTGAAGGAGAGAGTTTGTTGATGGGTTTGAAGGAAGTTGCGGTGTCTAGTGGAAGTGCTTGCACGAGTGCGAGTTTGGAGCCGTCTTATGTGTTGAGAGCTTTGGGTGTGGATGAGGATATGGCTCACACTTCGATTAGGTTTGGAATCGGTAGGTTTACTACGGAGGAAGAGATTGATAAAGCCGTGGAGCTTACGGTTAAACAAGTTGACAAGTTGAGGGAGATGAGCCCGCTTTATGAGATGGTTAAAGACGGTATTGATATCAAGAACATACAGTGGTCTCAGCACTGA